In Holophagales bacterium, one DNA window encodes the following:
- a CDS encoding SCO family protein: protein MTSRLASALAALVALASTPAAALPPDLLRSERPAQEAPTGPLSEVGFDQRLGERVPLELRFRDESGRELALGELFGKRPVVLAFIYHSCPMLCTMIQNALASALKPLRFAPGQEFDVVLVSFDPKDTPASAAAKKAEILARYGRPETAAGWHFLVGGQESIRALTAAAGFRYAVDEKTGQFAHASGVLVLTPDGRLARYLYGIEYAPKDLRLAVVEAGDGKIGGFAEQLLLLCFHYDANLGKYSAVSMLTLRIAAALTVVALACVIGALLRRDVRARRAAAGGLA, encoded by the coding sequence ATGACCTCTCGCCTCGCCAGCGCGCTCGCCGCGCTCGTCGCCCTCGCCTCGACGCCCGCGGCGGCGCTTCCCCCCGACCTGCTCCGCAGCGAGCGGCCGGCCCAGGAGGCACCGACCGGCCCCCTCTCCGAGGTCGGCTTCGACCAGCGGCTCGGCGAGCGGGTGCCACTCGAGCTGCGTTTCCGCGACGAGAGCGGCCGCGAGCTCGCGCTCGGCGAGCTCTTCGGCAAGCGGCCCGTCGTCCTGGCCTTCATCTACCACTCGTGCCCGATGCTCTGCACGATGATCCAGAACGCCCTCGCATCGGCGCTCAAGCCCCTGCGCTTCGCGCCCGGGCAGGAGTTCGACGTCGTCCTGGTGAGCTTCGACCCGAAGGACACGCCGGCGAGCGCGGCGGCCAAGAAGGCCGAGATCCTCGCCCGCTACGGCCGCCCGGAGACCGCCGCCGGCTGGCATTTCCTCGTCGGGGGACAGGAGAGCATCCGGGCGCTCACCGCAGCGGCCGGTTTCCGCTACGCCGTCGACGAGAAGACCGGGCAGTTCGCCCACGCGAGCGGTGTCCTGGTGCTGACCCCCGACGGGCGCCTCGCCCGCTACCTCTACGGCATCGAGTACGCGCCGAAGGATCTGCGCCTCGCCGTGGTCGAGGCGGGCGACGGCAAGATCGGGGGCTTCGCCGAGCAGCTCCTGCTGCTCTGCTTCCACTATGACGCCAATCTCGGCAAGTACTCCGCCGTGTCGATGCTCACGCTGCGCATCGCGGCGGCGTTGACGGTCGTGGCACTCGCCTGCGTCATCGGTGCGCTCCTGCGCCGTGACGTGCGCGCCCGCCGCGCGGCCGCAGGAGGTCTCGCCTAG
- a CDS encoding cytochrome C oxidase subunit IV family protein, whose product MSNHVVPLRVYFSVFGALMVLTAITVAVAFFDLGVLNNVVALGIAGFKATLVILYFMHVRYSGRLIPIVVGSSLLWLMILLAFTLADYFTRGWMGAGSSWL is encoded by the coding sequence ATGTCGAACCACGTCGTCCCTCTCCGCGTCTACTTCTCGGTCTTCGGCGCCCTCATGGTGCTGACCGCCATCACCGTCGCCGTCGCCTTCTTCGACCTCGGCGTGCTCAACAATGTCGTGGCGCTCGGCATCGCCGGTTTCAAGGCGACGCTGGTGATCCTCTACTTCATGCACGTCCGCTACAGCGGACGGTTGATCCCGATCGTCGTCGGCAGCTCGCTGCTCTGGCTGATGATCCTGCTCGCCTTCACCCTCGCCGACTACTTCACGCGCGGCTGGATGGGGGCCGGATCGTCCTGGCTGTAG
- the coxB gene encoding cytochrome c oxidase subunit II: MQPKIHLLPEQASSLAGQVDSLYLWLVGISVFFSLLIAALILVFAVRYRRRAPREVGSRFDSSLLLEVTWSVIPLLIVLGTFFWGAKLYFGMFRPPADAVEYFVTGKQWMWKIQHPTGQREINQLHVPIGVPIKLTMTSEDVIHSFFVPAFRVKADVLPGRYTTLWFKATEKGTYHLFCAEYCGAEHSKMIGQVVVMDREEYQAWLAGGATGVSMAAAGEQLFTQLACSTCHKADATGRGPVLVGVFGSQVRLANGSTLIADENYLRESILNPMAKVVYGYQPVMPTYQGQLSEEGLLQLISYLKTQKVPPSAPEPPAAGAPTAAGKGAAR; the protein is encoded by the coding sequence ATGCAGCCGAAGATCCACCTCCTCCCGGAGCAGGCCTCCTCGCTCGCCGGACAGGTCGACTCGCTCTACCTCTGGCTGGTCGGGATCAGCGTCTTCTTCTCGCTGCTCATCGCCGCCCTCATCCTCGTCTTCGCGGTGCGCTACCGCCGTCGCGCCCCGCGCGAGGTGGGCAGCCGCTTCGACTCCTCGCTGCTGCTCGAGGTCACCTGGTCGGTGATCCCGCTGCTCATCGTGCTCGGCACCTTCTTCTGGGGGGCGAAGCTCTACTTCGGCATGTTCCGGCCGCCGGCCGACGCCGTCGAGTACTTCGTCACCGGCAAGCAGTGGATGTGGAAGATCCAGCATCCCACCGGCCAGCGCGAGATCAACCAGCTGCACGTGCCGATCGGCGTGCCGATCAAGCTGACGATGACCTCCGAGGACGTCATCCACAGCTTCTTCGTCCCGGCGTTCCGGGTGAAGGCCGACGTCCTCCCCGGCCGCTACACCACGCTCTGGTTCAAGGCGACGGAGAAGGGCACCTATCACCTCTTCTGTGCCGAGTACTGCGGCGCCGAGCACTCGAAGATGATCGGCCAGGTGGTGGTGATGGACCGCGAGGAGTACCAGGCCTGGCTCGCCGGCGGGGCGACGGGCGTGTCGATGGCGGCCGCGGGCGAGCAGCTCTTCACCCAGCTCGCCTGCTCGACCTGCCACAAGGCCGACGCGACCGGCCGCGGGCCCGTCCTCGTCGGCGTCTTCGGCTCGCAAGTGCGCCTGGCCAACGGCAGCACGCTGATCGCCGACGAGAACTACCTGCGCGAATCGATCCTCAACCCGATGGCCAAGGTGGTCTACGGCTATCAGCCGGTGATGCCGACCTACCAGGGCCAGCTCAGCGAAGAGGGCCTGCTGCAGTTGATCAGCTACCTGAAGACCCAGAAGGTGCCGCCGAGCGCGCCGGAGCCGCCCGCCGCCGGAGCTCCCACCGCCGCCGGGAAGGGGGCCGCGCGATGA
- the nrfD gene encoding polysulfide reductase NrfD, with protein sequence MSVESTRPPLAAPAQSPIIAPGHSAGSVTERISGIVFGRMPIWFWAAFGVALVGVLTLFGALTKLVFTGIGIWGNTQPIGWGFDIINFVWWIGIGHAGTLISAILLLLRQSWRTSINRFAEAMTLFAVACAAMYPLFHTGRPWLAVYWLFPYPNTMNVWPNFRSPLIWDVFAVSTYATVSLLFWFVGLIPDLATLRDRATHGVQRFVYGVLSMGWRGSAAHWHNYESAYLLLAGLSTPLVLSVHTIVSFDFAVGQLPGWHATIFPPYFVAGAVFAGFAMVLTLSIPLRRLFHLEDFITLRHLQNMGKVMLLTGLVVFYGYMVEIFTAWYSGNLYEAFMVKNRITGPYGWIWFMLILCNGLIPQLLWSRRFRTSELWLWLIAMVVNVGMWLERFVIIVTSLHRDFLPASWGFYSPTRWDWATFVGTIGLFLALIFLFIRFLPMISIFEMRTLVPEAKVKEAQK encoded by the coding sequence ATGAGCGTCGAGTCCACGCGACCGCCCCTCGCGGCGCCCGCCCAGTCGCCGATCATCGCCCCGGGGCACAGCGCCGGGAGCGTCACCGAGCGGATCAGCGGCATCGTCTTCGGCCGGATGCCGATCTGGTTCTGGGCCGCCTTCGGGGTGGCCCTCGTCGGCGTGCTCACCCTGTTCGGGGCGCTGACCAAGCTGGTCTTCACCGGCATCGGCATCTGGGGCAACACGCAGCCGATCGGCTGGGGCTTCGACATCATCAACTTCGTCTGGTGGATCGGCATCGGTCACGCCGGCACGCTGATCTCGGCGATCCTGCTGCTGCTGCGGCAGAGCTGGCGCACCTCGATCAACCGTTTCGCCGAGGCGATGACGCTCTTCGCGGTGGCCTGCGCGGCGATGTACCCGCTCTTCCACACCGGACGGCCGTGGCTCGCGGTCTACTGGCTGTTCCCGTACCCCAACACCATGAACGTCTGGCCGAACTTCCGCAGCCCGCTGATCTGGGACGTCTTCGCGGTCTCGACCTACGCCACGGTGTCGCTGCTCTTCTGGTTCGTCGGCCTCATCCCCGACCTGGCGACCCTGCGCGACCGCGCCACCCACGGCGTGCAGCGCTTCGTCTACGGCGTACTGTCGATGGGATGGCGCGGCTCGGCCGCCCACTGGCACAACTACGAGTCGGCCTACCTGCTGCTCGCCGGCCTCTCGACGCCGCTGGTGCTCTCGGTGCACACCATCGTCAGCTTCGACTTCGCCGTCGGCCAGCTGCCGGGCTGGCACGCGACGATCTTCCCTCCCTACTTCGTCGCCGGTGCGGTCTTCGCCGGCTTCGCGATGGTGCTGACGCTGTCGATTCCGCTGCGCCGCCTCTTCCACCTCGAGGACTTCATCACCCTGCGCCACCTGCAGAACATGGGCAAGGTGATGCTGTTGACCGGCCTGGTGGTCTTCTACGGCTACATGGTCGAGATCTTCACCGCCTGGTACAGCGGCAATCTCTACGAGGCGTTCATGGTGAAGAACCGGATCACCGGCCCGTACGGCTGGATCTGGTTCATGCTGATCCTCTGCAACGGCCTGATCCCCCAGCTCCTCTGGTCGCGGCGCTTCCGCACCTCCGAGCTCTGGCTGTGGCTCATCGCCATGGTGGTCAACGTCGGCATGTGGCTCGAGCGCTTCGTCATCATCGTCACCAGCCTGCACCGCGACTTCCTGCCGGCCTCGTGGGGCTTCTACTCGCCGACCCGCTGGGACTGGGCGACGTTCGTCGGCACGATCGGGCTCTTCCTCGCCCTGATCTTCCTGTTCATCCGCTTCCTGCCGATGATCTCGATCTTCGAGATGCGGACGCTGGTGCCCGAGGCCAAGGTCAAGGAGGCCCAGAAATGA
- the ctaD gene encoding cytochrome c oxidase subunit I, which translates to MTAADTAAKTPAINYLNAEHGLLSWLLTRDHKRIALLYLLSVTFFFAIGGLFAAGIRLELLTPQGDLFQPDTYNRVFTMHGVMMVFFFLIPAIPAIFGNFLIPIMIGAKDLAFPRLNLASWYIYMVGGIFSLYALAHGGVDTGWTFYTPFSTAYSNSYVVATGLGIFINGFSGILTGLNFIVTIHRMRAPGMTWFRLPLFVWSHYATSLIQVLATPVLAITVALLALERLFQLGIFDPAKGGDPVLFQHLFWFYSHPAVYIMILPAMAVISELIAAFARKRIFGYSFVAFASLGIAVLGFLVWGHHMFVSSQSVYAGTVFSVLTMLVAIPSAVKVFNWTATLYQGSVSWETPMMYAIGFMGLFAIGGLTGVFLGTLGLDVHVHDTYFVVAHFHYVMVGGTIMAYLGAIHYWWPKMTGRLYPEFWGKLSAGLVFVGFNLTFFPQFLLGYMGMPRRYHAYPEEFQVLNVLSSAGATVLGLGYGLPLVYLLWSLKSGKRAGANPWGAIGLEWEIPSPPPTENFLVTPIVTHEAYDYAYRGQAPIVDIVPDTPDDGGTGSTPAAY; encoded by the coding sequence ATGACCGCCGCCGACACCGCCGCGAAGACGCCGGCGATCAACTACCTCAACGCCGAGCACGGCCTGCTCTCGTGGCTCCTCACGCGGGACCACAAGCGCATCGCCTTGCTCTACCTGCTCTCGGTGACCTTCTTCTTCGCCATCGGCGGTCTCTTCGCCGCCGGCATCCGCCTCGAGCTGCTGACCCCGCAGGGCGATCTCTTCCAGCCCGACACCTACAACCGGGTGTTCACCATGCACGGGGTCATGATGGTCTTCTTCTTCCTGATCCCGGCGATTCCGGCGATCTTCGGGAACTTCTTGATCCCGATCATGATCGGCGCCAAGGATCTGGCCTTCCCGCGCCTCAACCTGGCGAGCTGGTACATCTACATGGTCGGGGGGATCTTCTCCCTCTACGCCCTCGCCCACGGCGGCGTCGACACCGGCTGGACGTTCTACACCCCGTTCTCCACCGCCTACTCGAACAGCTACGTCGTCGCCACCGGCCTCGGCATCTTCATCAACGGCTTCTCCGGCATCCTCACCGGGCTCAACTTCATCGTCACCATCCACCGCATGCGGGCCCCCGGGATGACCTGGTTCCGCCTGCCGCTGTTCGTCTGGAGCCACTACGCCACCAGCCTCATCCAGGTGCTGGCGACTCCCGTCCTGGCGATCACGGTCGCCCTGCTCGCCCTCGAGCGACTCTTCCAGCTCGGCATCTTCGATCCGGCCAAGGGCGGCGACCCGGTGCTCTTCCAGCACCTGTTCTGGTTCTACTCGCACCCGGCGGTGTACATCATGATCCTGCCGGCGATGGCGGTGATCTCCGAGCTCATCGCCGCCTTCGCCCGCAAGCGGATCTTCGGCTACAGCTTCGTCGCCTTCGCCTCGCTCGGCATCGCGGTGCTCGGCTTCCTGGTCTGGGGCCATCACATGTTCGTCTCCAGCCAGTCGGTCTATGCCGGAACGGTCTTCTCGGTGCTGACGATGCTGGTGGCCATCCCGTCGGCGGTGAAGGTGTTCAACTGGACCGCCACGCTCTACCAGGGCTCGGTCTCCTGGGAGACGCCGATGATGTACGCCATCGGCTTCATGGGCCTCTTTGCCATCGGCGGCCTGACGGGCGTCTTCCTCGGCACGCTGGGCCTCGACGTTCACGTGCACGACACCTACTTCGTCGTCGCGCACTTCCACTACGTGATGGTGGGCGGCACGATCATGGCCTACCTCGGGGCGATCCACTACTGGTGGCCGAAGATGACCGGCCGCCTCTACCCCGAGTTCTGGGGCAAGCTCTCGGCCGGCTTGGTCTTCGTCGGCTTCAACCTGACCTTCTTCCCGCAGTTCCTCCTCGGCTACATGGGGATGCCACGCCGCTACCACGCCTACCCCGAGGAGTTCCAGGTGCTCAACGTCCTCTCGTCGGCGGGAGCGACAGTACTCGGCCTCGGCTACGGACTGCCGCTGGTCTACCTCCTCTGGTCGCTCAAGTCCGGCAAGCGCGCCGGAGCGAACCCGTGGGGCGCCATCGGCCTCGAGTGGGAGATCCCCTCGCCGCCGCCGACCGAGAACTTCCTCGTCACGCCGATCGTCACGCACGAGGCGTACGACTACGCCTACCGCGGCCAGGCGCCGATCGTCGACATCGTGCCCGACACGCCCGACGACGGTGGAACCGGCAGCACGCCGGCCGCCTACTGA
- a CDS encoding TAT-variant-translocated molybdopterin oxidoreductase, producing MSDPAVHPSATGGSCHAEASRPAAAGVALDLAAVRERLAGARGQAYWRSLEEVAGTPEFDEMLHREFPRFAAEWPAGVSRRNFLQLAAASLGLAGLTACTRQPLEKIVPYVRQPEEVVPGRPLHFATAMPLAGFATGLLAESHTGRPTKLEGNPEHPASLGASDAVTQAAILGLYDPDRSQTITRLGRITTWGELLKEMTGVVLAQRALGGGGLRILTGAVTSPSLAAQIQALLAELPQARWHQWEPLGREASGRGAALAFGSPASLRFDLERADVVLAVESDLLATGPWCVRHARDFATRRKVVADGAMNRLYVVESSPTPTGSSADHRLALRPTAMPGLLLAVAAALGVPGAAAPPLSAEAARFAAAVAKDLAAHRGRALVAVGETMPADAHVLALAINERLASFGSTLLVSEPVEAHGTDYLDSLTRLVADLESGQVDTLVILGTNPVYDAPADLGVAHAIDKARLRIHHGLYADETAAHCHWHVPATHFLEGWADARALDGTATLIQPLIEPLYGGKTEIEVVAALAGRADLSAYDLIHDHWRAQLAGSEETFRKALHDGVVPGTAAPARAAAVAPAALAAAISALSTTAAPGSGFELALRADPNVFDGRFANNGWLQELPRPITKLVWDNVFFVSPRTAEQLGVASQDVLEVAAPGGRVLRGPAWILPGQADEVLTTHFGYGRKAIGRVADGVGFDAYAAQTAATRWGTAGVSVQRTGDRQELATTQGHHNIEYTRLEGEEAEKRHLVREATLAEFLANPHFAQEHEGEVDPNLSFNKAFRYDGYAWGLTIDLSACTGCNACVVACQAENNIPVVGREQVRIGREMHWIRIDRYFKGGIDEPEGIVHQPVTCMQCEQAPCEVVCPVAATTHSDEGLNDMVYNRCVGTRYCSNNCPYKVRRFNFLLYQDWETPSLALQRNPDVTVRSRGVMEKCTYCVQRINHVRIDAEREGRSIRDGEIVTACQQSCPSQAISFGNVNDQASEVARHKADPRNYGILTELGTRPRTTYLARVRNPNPELESA from the coding sequence ATGAGCGATCCGGCAGTCCACCCGTCCGCCACCGGCGGCAGCTGTCACGCCGAGGCCTCCCGTCCGGCCGCTGCCGGCGTCGCGCTCGACCTCGCTGCGGTCCGCGAGCGTCTCGCCGGCGCCCGCGGGCAGGCCTACTGGCGCAGCCTCGAGGAGGTTGCCGGGACCCCCGAGTTCGACGAGATGCTGCACCGCGAGTTCCCGCGCTTCGCCGCCGAATGGCCCGCCGGCGTGTCGCGTCGCAACTTCCTGCAGCTCGCCGCGGCTTCGCTCGGCCTCGCCGGACTGACCGCCTGCACGCGGCAGCCGCTCGAGAAGATCGTCCCCTACGTGCGCCAGCCGGAGGAGGTCGTCCCGGGTCGGCCGCTGCATTTCGCCACCGCCATGCCGCTCGCCGGCTTCGCCACCGGCCTGCTCGCCGAGAGCCACACCGGTCGCCCGACCAAGCTCGAAGGGAATCCCGAGCACCCGGCGAGCCTCGGGGCGAGCGACGCGGTGACCCAGGCGGCGATCCTCGGCCTCTACGACCCGGACCGCTCGCAGACGATCACCCGCCTCGGCCGCATCACCACCTGGGGCGAGTTGCTCAAGGAGATGACCGGGGTCGTCCTCGCCCAGCGCGCACTCGGCGGCGGCGGCCTGCGCATCCTCACGGGCGCGGTGACCTCGCCCTCGCTCGCGGCGCAGATCCAGGCCCTCCTCGCCGAGCTGCCCCAGGCGCGCTGGCACCAGTGGGAGCCGCTCGGCCGCGAGGCCTCGGGACGGGGCGCAGCGCTCGCCTTCGGCAGCCCGGCAAGCCTTCGCTTCGACCTCGAGCGGGCCGACGTCGTTCTCGCCGTCGAGAGCGACCTGCTCGCCACCGGCCCCTGGTGCGTGCGCCACGCCCGCGACTTCGCGACGCGCCGCAAGGTCGTCGCCGACGGGGCGATGAACCGTCTCTACGTCGTCGAGAGCTCGCCAACGCCGACCGGCTCGTCGGCCGATCATCGACTCGCCCTGCGGCCGACCGCGATGCCCGGCCTGCTGCTCGCCGTGGCCGCCGCGCTCGGCGTGCCCGGCGCCGCCGCGCCCCCGCTCTCCGCCGAGGCGGCGCGTTTCGCCGCGGCGGTGGCCAAGGACCTCGCGGCTCACCGCGGGCGAGCGCTCGTCGCCGTCGGCGAGACGATGCCCGCCGACGCGCACGTTCTCGCCCTGGCGATCAACGAGCGGCTGGCGAGCTTCGGCTCGACGCTTCTCGTCAGCGAGCCGGTCGAGGCACACGGCACCGACTACCTCGACTCGCTCACCCGGCTGGTGGCGGACCTCGAGAGCGGCCAGGTCGACACCCTGGTGATCCTCGGCACCAACCCGGTCTACGACGCGCCCGCCGACCTCGGCGTCGCCCACGCCATCGACAAGGCGCGCCTGCGCATCCACCATGGCCTCTACGCCGACGAGACGGCGGCCCATTGCCACTGGCACGTGCCGGCGACCCACTTCCTCGAAGGCTGGGCCGACGCGCGCGCGCTCGACGGGACGGCCACGCTGATCCAGCCGCTCATCGAGCCGCTCTACGGCGGCAAGACCGAGATCGAAGTCGTCGCCGCCCTTGCCGGACGCGCCGACCTGAGCGCCTACGACCTGATTCACGACCACTGGCGCGCGCAGCTTGCCGGCTCGGAGGAGACCTTCCGCAAGGCCCTTCACGACGGCGTCGTCCCGGGCACCGCGGCCCCGGCCAGGGCGGCGGCGGTCGCGCCGGCGGCCCTCGCCGCGGCGATCTCGGCGCTCTCGACCACCGCGGCGCCGGGAAGCGGTTTCGAGCTGGCGTTGCGCGCCGACCCGAACGTGTTCGACGGCCGTTTCGCCAACAACGGCTGGCTCCAGGAGCTGCCGCGACCGATCACCAAGCTCGTCTGGGACAACGTCTTCTTCGTCTCGCCGCGCACCGCCGAGCAGCTCGGCGTCGCCAGCCAGGACGTGCTCGAGGTCGCAGCGCCCGGCGGCCGCGTGCTGCGCGGCCCGGCATGGATCCTGCCCGGCCAGGCCGACGAGGTGCTGACCACCCACTTCGGCTACGGTCGCAAGGCGATCGGTCGCGTCGCCGACGGCGTCGGCTTCGACGCCTACGCGGCCCAGACCGCGGCAACTCGCTGGGGAACGGCCGGCGTGTCGGTGCAGCGCACCGGCGATCGCCAGGAGCTCGCCACCACCCAGGGCCACCACAACATCGAGTACACCCGGCTCGAAGGCGAAGAGGCCGAAAAGCGCCATCTGGTGCGCGAGGCGACGCTCGCCGAGTTCCTCGCCAACCCGCACTTCGCCCAGGAGCACGAGGGCGAAGTCGACCCGAACCTCTCCTTCAACAAGGCGTTCCGCTACGACGGCTACGCCTGGGGCCTGACCATCGACCTCTCGGCCTGCACCGGCTGCAACGCCTGCGTCGTCGCCTGCCAGGCCGAGAACAACATCCCGGTGGTCGGCCGCGAACAGGTCCGGATCGGCCGCGAGATGCACTGGATCCGCATCGACCGCTACTTCAAGGGTGGCATCGACGAGCCCGAGGGAATCGTCCACCAGCCGGTCACCTGCATGCAGTGCGAGCAGGCGCCCTGCGAGGTGGTCTGCCCGGTCGCCGCGACGACGCACAGCGACGAAGGCCTCAACGACATGGTCTACAACCGCTGCGTCGGCACCCGCTACTGCTCGAACAACTGCCCCTACAAGGTGCGGCGCTTCAACTTCCTGCTCTACCAGGACTGGGAGACGCCGTCGCTCGCTCTGCAGCGCAACCCTGACGTGACCGTGCGCAGCCGCGGCGTGATGGAGAAGTGCACCTACTGCGTGCAGCGGATCAACCACGTCCGCATCGACGCCGAGCGCGAGGGGCGGTCGATCCGCGACGGCGAGATCGTCACCGCCTGCCAGCAGTCCTGCCCGAGCCAGGCGATCAGCTTCGGCAACGTCAACGACCAGGCGTCCGAGGTCGCACGTCACAAGGCCGACCCGCGCAACTACGGCATCCTGACCGAGCTCGGGACCCGGCCACGTACCACCTACCTCGCCCGCGTCCGCAACCCCAACCCCGAGCTGGAGAGCGCCTGA
- a CDS encoding HD domain-containing protein yields MGPNDTLLDLLLEAQALDRVDRAGYALRGVPDPESVAEHSYQVALAVWALAPLDSGLDGARAVEIALLHDLAEVRTGDLPRNAARYLPDGAKHTAERAAFAELAAPAGARAISRFEEYLAASSPEARFVRACDKLQLMVKVLVYERWGCAGLAEFWNHAGNFPDTNEFPLFGELVTELRARRAALDRT; encoded by the coding sequence ATGGGCCCCAACGACACCCTTCTCGACCTGCTGCTCGAGGCGCAGGCGCTCGATCGCGTCGACCGCGCCGGCTACGCCTTGCGCGGCGTGCCCGATCCGGAGAGCGTCGCCGAGCACTCCTACCAGGTTGCCCTGGCGGTCTGGGCCCTCGCCCCGCTCGACTCCGGCCTCGACGGCGCTCGCGCCGTGGAGATCGCTCTCCTCCACGACCTCGCCGAGGTCCGCACCGGCGATCTGCCCCGCAACGCCGCCCGCTACCTCCCGGACGGCGCCAAGCACACCGCGGAGCGGGCGGCCTTCGCCGAGCTCGCCGCTCCGGCCGGCGCGCGCGCCATCTCCCGCTTCGAGGAGTACCTCGCCGCGAGCTCGCCGGAGGCGCGATTCGTCCGCGCCTGCGACAAGCTGCAGCTCATGGTGAAGGTGCTGGTCTACGAAAGGTGGGGCTGTGCCGGGCTCGCCGAGTTCTGGAACCACGCCGGCAACTTCCCCGACACGAACGAGTTCCCGCTCTTCGGCGAGCTCGTCACCGAGCTGCGGGCCCGGCGCGCCGCGCTCGACCGCACCTGA
- a CDS encoding DUF3341 domain-containing protein: MSAHAEPQTDGLHGLLAEFDSPQRLIDAAHRVHSAGFVKIDAYTPFPIEELSEALGHHHSKVPLLVLGGGLVGMFGGIGLQFWVSTTAYPLNIGGKPYWSWPAFIPVTFETTVLCAAFAAVFGMMALNRLPQPHHPVFNAPRFALASRDRYFLCIEAEDPLFDRARTRELLLSLAATEVTEVAQ, translated from the coding sequence ATGAGCGCTCACGCCGAGCCGCAAACCGACGGGCTGCACGGACTCCTCGCCGAGTTCGACTCGCCGCAGCGGCTGATCGACGCGGCCCACCGTGTCCACTCCGCCGGCTTCGTGAAGATCGACGCCTACACGCCGTTTCCCATCGAGGAGCTGTCGGAGGCGCTCGGCCACCACCACTCGAAAGTCCCGCTGCTGGTGCTCGGCGGCGGCCTCGTCGGGATGTTCGGGGGCATCGGCTTGCAGTTCTGGGTGTCCACCACCGCCTACCCGCTGAACATCGGCGGCAAGCCGTACTGGAGCTGGCCGGCGTTCATTCCGGTGACCTTCGAGACCACGGTGCTCTGCGCCGCGTTCGCCGCGGTGTTCGGCATGATGGCGCTCAACCGCCTGCCGCAACCGCATCATCCGGTCTTCAACGCGCCGCGCTTCGCGCTCGCCTCGCGCGACCGCTACTTCCTCTGCATCGAGGCCGAGGACCCGCTGTTCGACCGCGCCCGGACCCGGGAGCTGTTGCTCTCGCTCGCGGCCACGGAGGTGACGGAAGTTGCGCAGTAA
- a CDS encoding cytochrome c translates to MHDQPRLKPLRESSFFADGSGARPLPAHVVSRGNLRADVVFYTGKWPDGQFATALPRETPLSRELLLRGRERYDIFCSPCHDASGSGRGMVVRRGFKQPPSYHIDRLRQLPVGYFVDVMTNGFGAMSSYASQIPPADRWAIAAYVRALQASQYSPVAELPAEDRAALSALPAQP, encoded by the coding sequence ATGCACGACCAGCCGCGCCTCAAGCCGTTGCGCGAGAGCAGCTTCTTCGCCGACGGCTCGGGCGCCCGCCCGCTGCCGGCCCACGTCGTCTCGCGCGGCAACCTGCGCGCCGACGTCGTCTTCTACACCGGCAAGTGGCCCGACGGGCAGTTCGCCACCGCGCTGCCGCGCGAGACGCCGCTCTCGCGCGAGCTGCTGCTGCGCGGGCGCGAGCGCTACGACATCTTCTGCTCGCCGTGCCACGACGCCAGCGGCTCGGGGCGCGGCATGGTGGTGCGGCGCGGCTTCAAGCAGCCGCCCTCGTATCACATCGACCGCCTGCGCCAGCTGCCGGTGGGCTACTTCGTCGACGTGATGACCAACGGCTTCGGCGCGATGTCGAGCTACGCCAGCCAGATCCCGCCGGCCGACCGCTGGGCGATCGCCGCCTACGTGCGAGCGCTCCAGGCTTCCCAGTACAGCCCCGTCGCCGAGCTGCCGGCCGAGGACCGCGCCGCGCTCTCCGCCCTGCCGGCGCAACCCTGA
- a CDS encoding cytochrome c oxidase subunit 3 family protein produces the protein MWLFLVNEVMFFGGLFAAYIVYRSARPEAFVAGSHELDITLGLINTGVLIGSSLTMALGVRAAQLGKRRQLLGFLAATGILGIVFLGIKAVEYTAKWHHHLIPGPHFHFEGPLGDQVQMFFSLYFAMTGMHALHMIVGLGLLVWIFVDSYRGRFSPEYYNPVENFGLYWHFVDIIWIFLFPLLYLIGRH, from the coding sequence ATGTGGCTGTTCCTGGTCAACGAGGTGATGTTCTTCGGCGGCCTCTTCGCGGCCTACATCGTCTACCGCTCGGCCCGGCCCGAGGCCTTCGTCGCCGGCAGTCACGAGCTCGACATCACCCTCGGGCTGATCAACACGGGCGTCCTCATCGGCAGCTCGCTGACCATGGCGCTCGGCGTGCGCGCCGCGCAACTCGGCAAGCGCCGGCAGCTGCTCGGCTTCCTCGCTGCCACCGGCATCCTCGGCATCGTCTTCCTCGGCATCAAGGCGGTCGAGTACACCGCCAAGTGGCACCATCACCTGATCCCGGGCCCGCACTTCCACTTCGAGGGACCGCTGGGCGACCAGGTGCAGATGTTCTTTTCCCTCTATTTCGCGATGACCGGCATGCACGCCCTGCACATGATCGTCGGGCTCGGCCTGCTCGTCTGGATCTTCGTCGACTCTTACCGCGGCCGGTTCAGCCCGGAGTACTACAACCCGGTGGAGAACTTCGGGCTCTACTGGCACTTCGTCGACATCATCTGGATCTTCCTCTTCCCGCTGCTCTACCTGATCGGTCGGCACTGA